A single genomic interval of Oncorhynchus gorbuscha isolate QuinsamMale2020 ecotype Even-year linkage group LG25, OgorEven_v1.0, whole genome shotgun sequence harbors:
- the LOC124013630 gene encoding cadherin-related family member 5-like isoform X1 produces MLTPWGLFLCQLVINTSYHVIKASLCLGGSDIFATVSENSPVGEFIANLSIIGDPTGVNSIRLCLTGENANWFYLEGKTIRLNSSVLRVLDRERQGSVLMAALTCYEDDIIQSEYRVIVEILNENDNKPKFFEKTIQPRYISELTAVNSVVFTVKAIDADGDTITYIIDRALPDASYFRIDLPNSGKVILDKPLDYETKTQLQLVIYAVETNTKEWYNTSASLTVHVKDGDDQYPQFLPCTPISQDNKHTVVCTNPVYTVNITEKDQDMLLNFSPGPIHAEDGDRSLDTPLLYSILSGADKNRFRIDNRTAEITLTRRVENRHLTPTFRLRIMASQLNDPKKYSVATALVRVLAENRFPPLFNRTTYKGFIVENSSPATLVSTYGNEVLLILAIDQDFVDGVNPKMHYSLPPTSATTALYHITQEGVIIAKTDRLRPFERHFLEVVAMDEESGEVAKASVDIELLQRGQPVPRTPFGEERLFRDMDVRMAGGIMGGMLLLLVVILFLMIRWAKRRRRRDPARRGAVILGKHPNVSLRGFQMVNSGRPMIPLIEEVCYQNKGFSIDYDASGGSGSLYGRHGVYTRKQSLIPPQPRSHSSHPDCGSRTVTGDMLPILVMPEPLVKDLTPTLISNGRKAESTISMGAATKDKKEKEKNKQRDMEKEEEGEWEKEWERAVDTKEKRYSEGERTDKSRDVVGASRGASSETADVSEASEDQTNTEKPQSHRMKTHKIKDPKDGHKSTSEEESETENQYKNMHSVICLSDDYDRAMEDEAGARSRCSSIRTSTGESQRKGSTKQTGDQANRRPSNPQMHHSDSHSGLQTHIEEVTKDAFIQK; encoded by the exons ATGTTGACCCCATGGGGGCTGTTCCTCTGCCAGCTGGTAATAAACACGTCCTACCATGTCATCAAAG CCAGCCTCTGCCTGGGTGGGTCGGACATCTTTGCAACGGTGAGCGAGAACAGCCCCGTAGGAGAGTTCATAGCGAACCTCAGCATCATCGGGGACCCTACAGGAGTCAATAGCATCCGCTTGTGCCTCACTGGAGAGAACGCCAATTGGTTCTACCTTGAAGGGAAAACCATCAGGCTAAACTCATCCGTTTTAAGAGTCCTGGATCGAGAG CGCCAGGGATCTGTATTGATGGCAGCATTAACATGTTATGAAGATGACATAATACAG AGTGAATACAGGGTCATAGTTGAGATCCTGAATGAAAACGACAACAAACCAAAGTTCTTTGAGAAGACTATACAACCACGTTACATAAGTGAG CTCACTGCAGTCAACTCTGTAGTCTTCACCGTCAAGGCCATCGATGCTGATGGAGACACAATCACCTACATCATCGACAGAGCCTTG CCTGATGCCAGCTATTTCAGGATAGACCTACCCAACAGTGGTAAAGTGATCCTGGACAAGCCATTGGACTATGAGACCAAAACCCAGCTGCAGCTAGTCATCTACGCTGTG GAAACCAACACCAAGGAGTGGTACAACACTTCCGCCTCTCTGACTGTGCACGTGAAGGACGGGGACGACCAGTACCCTCAGTTCCTACCGTGCACACCCATCTCCCAGGACAACAAACACACGGTTGTCTGCACCAATCCCGTCTACACAGTCAACATCACAGAAAAGGACCAG GACATGTTACTGAATTTCTCTCCTGGTCCAATTCATGCCGAAGATGGAGACAGAAGCCTTGATACGCCTTTGCTCTactccattctctcag GTGCTGACAAAAACAGGTTTCGGATTGACAACCGAACAGCAGAGATCACATTGACTAGACGGGTGGAAAACAGACACCTGACACCTACATTCCGACTACGCATCATG GCATCTCAGCTGAATGACCCAAAGAAGTACAGTGTGGCGACAGCGCTGGTCCGGGTGCTAGCAGAGAACCGGTTCCCTCCCCTCTTCAACAGAACCACGTACAAGGGCTTCATCGTCGAGAACTCCAGTCCTGCCACGCTAGTCTCCACCTATGGGAACGAGGTGCTTCTCATCCTAGCCATAGACCAGGACTTTGTAGAT GGGGTGAATCCAAAAATGCATTACTCTCTCCCGCCCACATCAGCCACAACTGCACTGTACCACATCACCCAGGAAGGGGTCATCATCGCTAAGACCGACCGCCTACGACCCTTCGAGAGGCACTTCCTAGAG GTGGTCGCTATGGATGAGGAATCAGGTGAGGTTGCTAAAGCCTCAGTCGACATAGAGCTGCTACAAAGAGGCCAGCCAG TTCCACGGACACCCTTCGGAGAAGAGCGGTTGTTCAGAGACATGGATGTGAGGATGGCTGGCGGTATCATGGGTGGGATGCTGCTGCTGTTAGTGGTCATCCTGTTCCTGATGATCCGATGGGCCAAGAGGAGACGGAGACGGGACCCGGCCAGACGAGGGGCTGTCATCCTGGGGAAGCACCCCAATGTG AGCTTAAGGGGGTTCCAGATG GTGAACTCGGGACGGCCCATGATCCCCCTGATTGAGGAGGTCTGCTACCAGAACAAAGGGTTCAGCATAGACTACGATGCCTCGGGAGGTTCCGGAAGCCTCTATGGGAGACATGGGGTCTACACCAGGAAACAGTCACTGATCCCACCACAACCACGCTCCCACAGCAGCCATCCAGACTGCGGCTCCAGGACCGTAACAGGCGACATGCTGCCTATACTGGTGATGCCAGAGCCCTTGGTTAAAGACCTCACTCCCACCCTCATCTCCAATGGCAGGAAAGCTGAGAGCACCATCAGCATGGGGGCTGCGACAAAAGacaagaaggagaaggagaagaataagcagagggatatggagaaggaggaggagggggaatgggagaaggAGTGGGAACGCGCCGTTGACACAAAAGAGAAGAGATATTCCGAGGGGGAAAGGACGGATAAGTCAAGAGATGTTGTGGGTGCTTCTAGGGGTGCTTCTAGTGAGACCGCAGATGTAAGCGAGGCCTCTGAGGACCAAACAAACACAGAAAAGCCTCAGAGTCACAGGATGAAAACACACAAAATCAAAGATCCCAAAGACGGACACAAAAGCACTTCTGAAGAGGAGTCTGAGACAGAAAACCAATATAAGAATATGCACTCGGTGATCTGTCTTTCAGACGATTATGACAGAGCCATGGAGGATGAAGCTGGAGCCAGGTCCCGTTGCTCCAGCATCAGGACGTCGACGGGGGAATCGCAGCGCAAGGGCTCAACGAAACAAACCGGCGACCAAGCAAACAGACGACCAAGTAACCCACAGATGCACCATTCAGACTCACACTCTGGGCTTCAGACTCACATTGAGGAAGTTACAAAAGATGCATTTATTCAAAAATAA
- the LOC124013630 gene encoding cadherin-related family member 5-like isoform X2: MLTPWGLFLCQLVINTSYHVIKASLCLGGSDIFATVSENSPVGEFIANLSIIGDPTGVNSIRLCLTGENANWFYLEGKTIRLNSSVLRVLDRERQGSVLMAALTCYEDDIIQSEYRVIVEILNENDNKPKFFEKTIQPRYISELTAVNSVVFTVKAIDADGDTITYIIDRALPDASYFRIDLPNSGKVILDKPLDYETKTQLQLVIYAVETNTKEWYNTSASLTVHVKDGDDQYPQFLPCTPISQDNKHTVVCTNPVYTVNITEKDQDMLLNFSPGPIHAEDGDRSLDTPLLYSILSGADKNRFRIDNRTAEITLTRRVENRHLTPTFRLRIMASQLNDPKKYSVATALVRVLAENRFPPLFNRTTYKGFIVENSSPATLVSTYGNEVLLILAIDQDFVDGVNPKMHYSLPPTSATTALYHITQEGVIIAKTDRLRPFERHFLEVVAMDEESGEVAKASVDIELLQRGQPVPRTPFGEERLFRDMDVRMAGGIMGGMLLLLVVILFLMIRWAKRRRRRDPARRGAVILGKHPNVVNSGRPMIPLIEEVCYQNKGFSIDYDASGGSGSLYGRHGVYTRKQSLIPPQPRSHSSHPDCGSRTVTGDMLPILVMPEPLVKDLTPTLISNGRKAESTISMGAATKDKKEKEKNKQRDMEKEEEGEWEKEWERAVDTKEKRYSEGERTDKSRDVVGASRGASSETADVSEASEDQTNTEKPQSHRMKTHKIKDPKDGHKSTSEEESETENQYKNMHSVICLSDDYDRAMEDEAGARSRCSSIRTSTGESQRKGSTKQTGDQANRRPSNPQMHHSDSHSGLQTHIEEVTKDAFIQK, from the exons ATGTTGACCCCATGGGGGCTGTTCCTCTGCCAGCTGGTAATAAACACGTCCTACCATGTCATCAAAG CCAGCCTCTGCCTGGGTGGGTCGGACATCTTTGCAACGGTGAGCGAGAACAGCCCCGTAGGAGAGTTCATAGCGAACCTCAGCATCATCGGGGACCCTACAGGAGTCAATAGCATCCGCTTGTGCCTCACTGGAGAGAACGCCAATTGGTTCTACCTTGAAGGGAAAACCATCAGGCTAAACTCATCCGTTTTAAGAGTCCTGGATCGAGAG CGCCAGGGATCTGTATTGATGGCAGCATTAACATGTTATGAAGATGACATAATACAG AGTGAATACAGGGTCATAGTTGAGATCCTGAATGAAAACGACAACAAACCAAAGTTCTTTGAGAAGACTATACAACCACGTTACATAAGTGAG CTCACTGCAGTCAACTCTGTAGTCTTCACCGTCAAGGCCATCGATGCTGATGGAGACACAATCACCTACATCATCGACAGAGCCTTG CCTGATGCCAGCTATTTCAGGATAGACCTACCCAACAGTGGTAAAGTGATCCTGGACAAGCCATTGGACTATGAGACCAAAACCCAGCTGCAGCTAGTCATCTACGCTGTG GAAACCAACACCAAGGAGTGGTACAACACTTCCGCCTCTCTGACTGTGCACGTGAAGGACGGGGACGACCAGTACCCTCAGTTCCTACCGTGCACACCCATCTCCCAGGACAACAAACACACGGTTGTCTGCACCAATCCCGTCTACACAGTCAACATCACAGAAAAGGACCAG GACATGTTACTGAATTTCTCTCCTGGTCCAATTCATGCCGAAGATGGAGACAGAAGCCTTGATACGCCTTTGCTCTactccattctctcag GTGCTGACAAAAACAGGTTTCGGATTGACAACCGAACAGCAGAGATCACATTGACTAGACGGGTGGAAAACAGACACCTGACACCTACATTCCGACTACGCATCATG GCATCTCAGCTGAATGACCCAAAGAAGTACAGTGTGGCGACAGCGCTGGTCCGGGTGCTAGCAGAGAACCGGTTCCCTCCCCTCTTCAACAGAACCACGTACAAGGGCTTCATCGTCGAGAACTCCAGTCCTGCCACGCTAGTCTCCACCTATGGGAACGAGGTGCTTCTCATCCTAGCCATAGACCAGGACTTTGTAGAT GGGGTGAATCCAAAAATGCATTACTCTCTCCCGCCCACATCAGCCACAACTGCACTGTACCACATCACCCAGGAAGGGGTCATCATCGCTAAGACCGACCGCCTACGACCCTTCGAGAGGCACTTCCTAGAG GTGGTCGCTATGGATGAGGAATCAGGTGAGGTTGCTAAAGCCTCAGTCGACATAGAGCTGCTACAAAGAGGCCAGCCAG TTCCACGGACACCCTTCGGAGAAGAGCGGTTGTTCAGAGACATGGATGTGAGGATGGCTGGCGGTATCATGGGTGGGATGCTGCTGCTGTTAGTGGTCATCCTGTTCCTGATGATCCGATGGGCCAAGAGGAGACGGAGACGGGACCCGGCCAGACGAGGGGCTGTCATCCTGGGGAAGCACCCCAATGTG GTGAACTCGGGACGGCCCATGATCCCCCTGATTGAGGAGGTCTGCTACCAGAACAAAGGGTTCAGCATAGACTACGATGCCTCGGGAGGTTCCGGAAGCCTCTATGGGAGACATGGGGTCTACACCAGGAAACAGTCACTGATCCCACCACAACCACGCTCCCACAGCAGCCATCCAGACTGCGGCTCCAGGACCGTAACAGGCGACATGCTGCCTATACTGGTGATGCCAGAGCCCTTGGTTAAAGACCTCACTCCCACCCTCATCTCCAATGGCAGGAAAGCTGAGAGCACCATCAGCATGGGGGCTGCGACAAAAGacaagaaggagaaggagaagaataagcagagggatatggagaaggaggaggagggggaatgggagaaggAGTGGGAACGCGCCGTTGACACAAAAGAGAAGAGATATTCCGAGGGGGAAAGGACGGATAAGTCAAGAGATGTTGTGGGTGCTTCTAGGGGTGCTTCTAGTGAGACCGCAGATGTAAGCGAGGCCTCTGAGGACCAAACAAACACAGAAAAGCCTCAGAGTCACAGGATGAAAACACACAAAATCAAAGATCCCAAAGACGGACACAAAAGCACTTCTGAAGAGGAGTCTGAGACAGAAAACCAATATAAGAATATGCACTCGGTGATCTGTCTTTCAGACGATTATGACAGAGCCATGGAGGATGAAGCTGGAGCCAGGTCCCGTTGCTCCAGCATCAGGACGTCGACGGGGGAATCGCAGCGCAAGGGCTCAACGAAACAAACCGGCGACCAAGCAAACAGACGACCAAGTAACCCACAGATGCACCATTCAGACTCACACTCTGGGCTTCAGACTCACATTGAGGAAGTTACAAAAGATGCATTTATTCAAAAATAA